The Acidimicrobiales bacterium sequence CAATCAGCAGCGCGCCGCCCGCCAAGCAGGCCCCACGTCGGCCGGAAGCGCGCCATGCCGCCGCGCCTACGGCCCCCGGTACCGACCTCGAACTTGCGTACGCAAGTTTCGGCTCAGGGGCGGGTCAGGGGTACAGCACCTCCCACAGCACGAGGCCGTCGGGCGGCGCAGGCTGGCCCGCCAACTGGCGGTCGCCCGAACGCAGGATCCACGCCATGTCGCCCGCCCGCTTCTTGCCCCTGCCCACCGCCACCAGCGTGCCCACCAGCGAACGCACCATCTGGTGGCAGAACGCCGATGCCTCGATGTCGAAGCGGAGCAGCCCGTCGCCGAGGTCCTTCCACTCGGCTCGGCGCACCCGCCGGGTCATCGACGCCCCCTCGACCGGCGGGCGGCGGCAGAACGACGAGAAGTCGTGCTCGCCGATGAGCGGGTCGCACGCCAACTGCATGGCGCGCACGTCGAGCGCTTCCTCGACGTGCCAGGCCAGGCCCGCCAGGAACGGGTCGGGGACCGACCGGTTCAGCACCGTGTAGCGGTAGCGGCG is a genomic window containing:
- the truA gene encoding tRNA pseudouridine(38-40) synthase TruA yields the protein MRVRLLVAYDGRRFKGFAPNRQVRTVAGVLTEALEKWLGHPVVLTCAGRTDSGVHAWGQVVHFDTSVTDLDVGALQRSLLKMLAPEVVVREVGVVDSTFDARRTAVGRRYRYTVLNRSVPDPFLAGLAWHVEEALDVRAMQLACDPLIGEHDFSSFCRRPPVEGASMTRRVRRAEWKDLGDGLLRFDIEASAFCHQMVRSLVGTLVAVGRGKKRAGDMAWILRSGDRQLAGQPAPPDGLVLWEVLYP